The genomic segment GTTCCCTACCAGGAGGAGATTATCCCCCATCTTTTCGCCCTTTCCGAGGGAGCAAAAATTATTGGTGCGGTTAATACCATTTTTCGTCATGGTCTGTACTATAAAGGGTATAATACCAATGCCCTGGGCCTGATGGATGCTCTGCATGCCGTTGGTTTCCACACAGGTGCCAGTAAATCTGCCTTGGTTCTTGGCGCCGGCGGCGCTGCCCGGGCGGCGGTCTTCCTTTTCCACTGGCTGGGAATTCCTGCCATTACTGTTGCCGCCCGCCGCCTGGATCAGGCCAAAAAGCTTGCTGCCCATCTTGGCGGGGCACAGCCGGTTTCTTTTGCTGATCTTGCCGATCGGCCGGTTGCAGGGCAGATTGTTGTCAATGCAACCTCGTCAGCCGGTTGCGTGCCGGAGCTGTCTGCGTTTGTGAAGGGTCTGGTATGCCGTGAATGTTGCATCGTGGTGAATTTTAATGCTGCTGACAGCCAGGGGAATATCTGGCAGGAACTGGCAGAACGCCTGGAAGTGCCCTATATGGGCGGGCTGCCTATCCTGGGGCACCAGGCCAGGCATGCCCTTGCCCTTTGGACCGGGGTCAGGATTCCTCCTGAGGCCGTGCAGGAGATTCTTTGACCGCTGATCAGCGGTCGTTCAATGAACCGCCTTTTTTGAGCCCTGCCTTGTGCGGCAAACGGAAAGATGTGCGGGTAGAGATATCGGAGATCGCCCGGCTTTGATCTGCTGATGGGGGGCTCTCTGGCCTGTGCCTATCGCTGACTGCCGTTGCCGCTTGCCGCAGCTGCCGGCAGCCTGACGGTGAAGGTCGTGCCCTTATCGGGCTCACTTGCAACCGTGATCGAGCCGTTCAGTTTTTCCACCAGGCTTTTGACAATGGATAGTCCCAGCCCGGTACCGGTAATGTAACGGGTTTTTTCATTTTTAACCCGGTAAAACTTGTCAAATATCTTTTCCAGCTGTCTGGCTTCCATGCCATAACCGTTGTCAATAACCGCCACTTGTATCTGGCTGTCAACCTGTTCAACTTCTACCTTGATGGTGCCGCCCTCCTGGGTATACTTGATGGCATTGGCAATCAGGTTGCCGAAAATACTTTCCAGTGCCATCGGGTCGGCAACAACATCCGGCAGCGCTATTTCCGGCAGTTCCAGGGATAGCGTCTGGTTTCTCCCCTGGGCCTGCGCACCGATGAAATCAACGATATTGGCCAGCAGTTCAGCCAGGGAAACCGGTTTGGCTACGGCGCCCATATTGCCGGCTTCTATGCGGGAGAGATCCAGCAGGTCGCCAATGAGGGAGATCAGGCCTTGGGTTTTTTCGCGGGCCCGCGACAGGATATATTGATCTTTGGTCGGTTTCTTCTCCACCATGACCAGTTGTTCATGGATGGTTGACAGGGGGGAGCGCAATTCATGGGAGACCTTGGCAACAAATTCTGATTTCAGCTGATCCAAAGCTTTCAATGCCGTTACGTCAACCAGAATTACCACCGCGCCTAGACAGTCATCTTCTTCATTGACAATTGCCTGCCCCTCAGCCAGCAGAAACTTATTGTCCGGCAGGGCAAACTCGTAGGTTGGGGGTTCCTTCATATTTTCGCAGCCGCCATGGGACAACTCCCTGACCATGCGGCAGAAGCCTTCATCATTACTGTAGTGCTCGATCTCCCTTCCCGGTTTCATCTCGGCATCAAGGCCGAGGCACCAGAGAAAAGCGGGGTTCATGAGAACGACCACCCCTTCCGTATTGGTTACGACCACCCCGCTGGGCAGGGCCTCGATGATTGTCCTGGTACGGCTTTTTTCGGCATCGAGATCAGCCAGGGTCCGCTGTCGTTCTTTTTCCAGCTGTTCGGCTTCATTGAAAAGGTGCACCCGCTCCTGGGCCCGACGGACGACAATCCGCAGATGGTCAGGTTCAAAGGGCTTTGGAATGAAATCATAGGCCCCCATTTTCATCGCTTCAATGGCTGTTTCAACGGTGGCAAAGCCGGTGATGACAATGACAACAATCTCCTCATTAATCTTTTTTATTCTTTCCAGTACTTCCATGCCATCCATGCCCGGCATTTTAAGGTCAAGGAGGACGATTGCCACGGGTTCCTGTTCGATGATCTTCAGCCCTTCATCACCCCGGGCTGCTTTGGAAACCCGAAACCCCATGCGTATTAATATACGCTCAGAGCCATCCCGCAGGTCCTGCTCATCATCAACTACCAGCACGTGTAAAGGGTCGATTTTTTTATTCACGCTCTCCTCCTTCCATATCCTGGGCAGCCAGCGGCAGAGTGACAATAAAGGTTGTTCCTGTACCGGGTTTGCTTTTGGCAATGATATTGCCACCGTGATTTTCGACAATGCCGTAGACCATGCTCAGCCCCAGGCCGGTTCCCTTGCCTTCTTCCTTGGTGGTGAAAAAGGGGTCGAAAATATGGGGTAAGACCTCCTCGGGAATGCCGGCACCGGTATCGGAAATTTCGATGCACAGACGATCACCATGGGAGGGCAGCCAGCAGAAAGGATATTCGAGTACCGGCGTGTCGCCGTCTTCAGTGTAAATGCGCTCCCCGGCCTTTGGCAGCCGGGTGATGATGGTCAGCTTTCCTTTGCCGTCCATGGCATCAACGGCGTTGAGAATGATATTCATCAGCATATGGTTGAGCTGCTGGGTGTCGGCGTGCACCTGGGGGAGGTTATCAGTCAGATGTTTTTCAATGGTGATGTTTTGAAAGATCGGCTGGCTTTCCAGGAGAAACATGGTCCGGTTGATCGCCTGATTGATATCGCAAGGCTGCATGAACTGGCGGGTTTGACGTGAAAATTCCAGCAGCTCCTTCACCGTATCCCGGCATCGCTCAGCGTCACGCAGTATGCGGCGCAGGTCCTCCTGAACTTCGGTGGACAGTTCATTTTCCTCCATTACCAGCTTGGTGAACAGGATAATGCCTCCCAGGGGGTTGTTGAGCTGGTGGGCGACGCCGGCGGCCAGCTTGCCGAGAGAGGCCATTTTTTCCGACTGCAGCAGCTGCTGCTGGGTTTTTTCCAGCTCCTTTTCCATTTGAATGGTTCCCCGGAGGTCACGGAAAAAACCGATGGTTGCCACTTCCTGGTCATCCTTGTAGACGATGGAGGCATTCAGGCGAACCGGAATCCGCTGGCCATTTTTCCCCAGCAAGTCCACGTGGTGCCCTTTCAGTTTTCCCTTGCCGCCATACTCTTCACTCCTCAGTTTCCGCATGACATCGGCTGCTTCGTTCTCATTGGCATAAATGTTATTCACATGCAGCTTTTCGAGGGCTTCATCGATTGTGTAGCCAAGGATCTCGGAAACGGCATTATTGAAAATAACCAGTTTGCCGGTTTTGTCAGCGGCAACAACACCGTCAACGGAACTCAGCAGCAGGTTGTGCAGAAAGGTGCTGGACTGGTTCATCTGCTCTTCCAGCCAGACCTGGACGGGCAGATCAAAGTCGACGACCACCAAGGCGTCAATCTCGCCGTTGAAGAAGAGAGGGTAGCTGAAGACGCAGGCCATCTTGCGCTGGGAGATGTCGTGTTTGCCGATATAGGTGGGTGTGCGGGTATGGAGTGATTCCAGCACCGGACAGTGTTCACAGGGACCATCAATTCCTTTGAACTGTTCGTAGCAGAACCGGCCGTTCAGCTCGATATCCTGGTCCATCTGACCCTGCTTGTTGACGGCCAGGATGCGGAAATCGGGGGAGATGACAATTAGTTTCCTTTTAAACGCATGGATGGCCCTGAAGAGATAGTCCTGCTGTTTGCCGGTCAGTTGCATGGATGAAGTCCTTGTCAGGGATTGCAATAAAAACTTTTTGCCCGGGAGAACGGTGGAATTGTTCCCCCATTCCATCAAAATAGCCCAATCGTGATTCAGTAAACGACCATATCATAGTTGAAAAATCTGTAAAGTACTTATTTTCACAGCATCTGGCCGGCCACCGGCAGCTTGGTTTGGAAAACTTTGATCCGCTGCTTGTGGCGGACATCAGGGTGTGTCCATGGGCGGGAAAACCATGAAAACGGGGTGTCGGGTGAGGTGAAAGATTTTTTTCAACCGTGCCAATAGCCGCTTGACATAATGGAAATTTTAGACTAATAAGATCATCACTTTTCACCGCCGGTTTGTCATTCGTGGCAGTGACGGTGATGTTTTGGATGGCCTGTACGGTTGATGCCGAAGTGGCGGAATTGGTAGACGCGCTAGGTTCAGGGTCTAGTGGGTGTATGCCTGTGCTGGTTCGAGTCCAGTCTTCGGCACCATTTTTTAGTAAGGGGTTGGAATCTTTAAAGGTTTCAACCCCCTTTTTTTTGGCGGCGCGCGCGGAAAGTTGAAGGACGATTTTCGAAAGGCCGCTCCGGGCTCCCGGTCAATTCTGTACCGGACTTCCGGTGCTTTATCTCTTGACGCTCTTCACCTCAAGTCGGAAGCAATATCTGCCTGAGCCATGAGACCAAAAATCCTTATGAAGAGCATTGTGCTCTTCTGCTGTATCGTGCGCGAAATGTGCGCACAACTCATAAGTATTGCCGCTGAGCACCCTGTACTCATAAGGCTGCTCTGTTTCGGGGTCTAACAGCTTTACATGTACTCCTGGTTTTCTCGAGAGCTCCTCAAGTGAAGATGGCAGACAACCGTGCCGAGTCCAGTGGAAATCCACCGCGTTGGCGGCCTCCCGCAGGTCGGATACCCGCCGGGCATCCAGCTTGCGCATGCGCTCCTGAGCTGGCGAACCAAGCAGGATAAGCCCGGCGACCACAGCGACAGCGACTACGGCAACAACGGTCGCTGCCAATATGCCCTTGCCCGACGTCCTCACGTCTTAGTCTCCAATTCTTCCTGACGCAGGTCCCACAGGTAATACCCAAAGATCGTGCCGGCAATGGTGCCGACGGTCAGAACTTTTAGCAGAAAGCGCAGGGTAAGCTCTCCGGCCAGAAAGTTGTAAACCAGGGCGATCAGGTCACCGATTATCACGCCGGCGGCGATAAACAGCGTCATGTACGTCAGCCACTTGCGGACCTTTGAGGCGCGCTTGCTGGGGTCGCGCCTGACGGCACGGCTGAGCAATCGGGAGACATACAGGAAAATCGGGAAAGCGATGATCAGGGATGCAACCGACCAGCGAATCGCTTGCCGGGTGTACGCAGCGAAACCGGCAGGCACAGCGGGGTCGGGAAAAGCGCGGTTGATGAACTGGAAAACGAGGCTTCCCAGGTTATAGGAGCTGATATACAACGTAGTAAAGAGTACGAGATACATGAATGCTTCACGTGCTGAAAGGTATGGCTTTGGCCTCGGCACTGGGATTGGGAAATCGAACTCCGCGAAGGCGGCGAGGGCACTCTTCACCTGGTCTGCTCCCCAACCTGCGCGCAGCAGTGCATCCTCAATCTGTGCACGCGAAAGACCGTGCACCAATGCGTCCCTGACGAAGCTTAACATTTCCACATCAACGGCCATCGTTTTTCTCCTCCATAGTGTGCCTGATCGCCGCGAATCAATCGCGAGCTCAAAGCGTCCTCAACAACGCCAAGGTTCAGCAGTCGCTCCTTTTTGCGGTCTGCCGGAACCTTTTGTTCTGGACCCTTTGTTGTTACTCTTCCAATCCTTCAACCACTGAATCGTACTTTTCGTGAATCATCTTCCGATCAAACTCCCAAAATTTTGCCAACATGGCTTGATCCTCTTCATCTGTAAAGTAGTTTCTGGAGGAAGGAAAAAATACTTTGTCTTCTTTTTCGATATGCTTGGGATAGAATTCGATAAGGGTTTGAAGTTTGTCAGAAATGTCAGCCAAAGCACTCTCATCCCCTTTCCGGTAGCGGTTGTTGGCTTCAACAAGCATTTTGGTTGTCTGGCGCCCAATGACATGTTCCTCGATCAGTTCTTTCA from the Candidatus Anaeroferrophillus wilburensis genome contains:
- a CDS encoding response regulator; this translates as MDPLHVLVVDDEQDLRDGSERILIRMGFRVSKAARGDEGLKIIEQEPVAIVLLDLKMPGMDGMEVLERIKKINEEIVVIVITGFATVETAIEAMKMGAYDFIPKPFEPDHLRIVVRRAQERVHLFNEAEQLEKERQRTLADLDAEKSRTRTIIEALPSGVVVTNTEGVVVLMNPAFLWCLGLDAEMKPGREIEHYSNDEGFCRMVRELSHGGCENMKEPPTYEFALPDNKFLLAEGQAIVNEEDDCLGAVVILVDVTALKALDQLKSEFVAKVSHELRSPLSTIHEQLVMVEKKPTKDQYILSRAREKTQGLISLIGDLLDLSRIEAGNMGAVAKPVSLAELLANIVDFIGAQAQGRNQTLSLELPEIALPDVVADPMALESIFGNLIANAIKYTQEGGTIKVEVEQVDSQIQVAVIDNGYGMEARQLEKIFDKFYRVKNEKTRYITGTGLGLSIVKSLVEKLNGSITVASEPDKGTTFTVRLPAAAASGNGSQR
- a CDS encoding PAS domain S-box protein encodes the protein MQLTGKQQDYLFRAIHAFKRKLIVISPDFRILAVNKQGQMDQDIELNGRFCYEQFKGIDGPCEHCPVLESLHTRTPTYIGKHDISQRKMACVFSYPLFFNGEIDALVVVDFDLPVQVWLEEQMNQSSTFLHNLLLSSVDGVVAADKTGKLVIFNNAVSEILGYTIDEALEKLHVNNIYANENEAADVMRKLRSEEYGGKGKLKGHHVDLLGKNGQRIPVRLNASIVYKDDQEVATIGFFRDLRGTIQMEKELEKTQQQLLQSEKMASLGKLAAGVAHQLNNPLGGIILFTKLVMEENELSTEVQEDLRRILRDAERCRDTVKELLEFSRQTRQFMQPCDINQAINRTMFLLESQPIFQNITIEKHLTDNLPQVHADTQQLNHMLMNIILNAVDAMDGKGKLTIITRLPKAGERIYTEDGDTPVLEYPFCWLPSHGDRLCIEISDTGAGIPEEVLPHIFDPFFTTKEEGKGTGLGLSMVYGIVENHGGNIIAKSKPGTGTTFIVTLPLAAQDMEGGERE
- a CDS encoding hemerythrin domain-containing protein, with the protein product MQARGQLMIEHRLIERMLSVIKKVLVKIESEHEVDPVFVDIAVDFIRVYADRTHHGKEEDILFRELNKKTLTSEDGQIMKELIEEHVIGRQTTKMLVEANNRYRKGDESALADISDKLQTLIEFYPKHIEKEDKVFFPSSRNYFTDEEDQAMLAKFWEFDRKMIHEKYDSVVEGLEE